The Beijerinckiaceae bacterium RH AL1 genome has a segment encoding these proteins:
- a CDS encoding Glycosyl transferase (ID:RHAL1_02722;~source:Prodigal:2.6), with protein sequence MRIAQIAPLAEAVPPKLYGGTERVVSWLTEELVALGHDVTLFATGDSRTSAKLVPGCDVGLRLKQVKDHTASNLVMLDNVRRRADEFDIIHAHIDLLPMSLFQDYAHKTISTMHGRLDVPDFMPVYDAYPHMPLISISDNQRKPMTAPVNWLSTVYHGLPAQVCPFKPMGGDYLAFLGRIAPEKRPDRAIEIAKRAGVKLKIAAKVDNADKKYFEREIEPLLDHPLIEFIGEIDESQKCDFLGNALALLFPIDWEEPFGLVMIESMSAGTPVIAWRNGSVPEVMGGGGGYIVESIEEAVAAVGRVKTLDRAEVRHYFESRFTSRHMAQNYVAAYEKLLSQSGPRQPKLQVVRTPETTAAPELVAAE encoded by the coding sequence ATGCGTATCGCCCAGATTGCGCCCCTCGCCGAGGCCGTGCCGCCAAAGCTTTACGGCGGGACGGAGCGCGTGGTCTCCTGGTTGACCGAAGAGCTTGTCGCATTGGGCCACGACGTCACGCTCTTCGCCACCGGCGATTCGCGGACGTCCGCCAAGCTCGTACCTGGCTGCGACGTCGGCCTGCGTCTGAAGCAGGTGAAGGATCACACCGCGAGCAACCTCGTGATGCTCGACAACGTGCGGCGCCGCGCCGACGAGTTCGACATCATCCACGCGCACATCGATCTCCTGCCGATGTCGCTGTTCCAGGACTACGCCCACAAGACCATCTCGACGATGCACGGCCGGCTCGATGTGCCCGACTTCATGCCCGTCTATGACGCCTATCCGCACATGCCGCTGATCTCGATTTCCGACAACCAGCGCAAGCCGATGACGGCGCCGGTCAACTGGCTCTCGACGGTCTACCACGGCCTGCCCGCGCAGGTCTGTCCCTTCAAGCCGATGGGCGGCGACTACCTCGCGTTCCTCGGCCGCATCGCGCCGGAGAAGCGGCCCGATCGCGCGATCGAGATCGCCAAGCGCGCCGGCGTGAAGCTCAAGATCGCCGCCAAGGTCGACAACGCCGACAAGAAGTATTTCGAGCGCGAGATCGAGCCGCTGCTCGACCATCCGCTGATCGAGTTCATCGGCGAGATCGACGAAAGCCAGAAGTGCGACTTCCTCGGCAACGCGCTGGCGCTGCTGTTCCCAATCGACTGGGAGGAGCCCTTCGGCCTCGTGATGATCGAGTCCATGTCGGCCGGCACGCCGGTGATCGCCTGGCGCAACGGCTCGGTGCCCGAGGTGATGGGCGGCGGCGGTGGCTACATCGTCGAGTCGATCGAGGAGGCGGTCGCCGCCGTCGGACGCGTCAAGACGCTCGATCGCGCTGAGGTCCGTCACTACTTCGAGTCGCGGTTCACCTCGCGCCACATGGCGCAAAATTATGTCGCCGCCTACGAGAAGCTGCTGAGCCAGTCCGGCCCGCGCCAGCCGAAGCTGCAGGTGGTCCGTACGCCGGAGACGACGGCTGCGCCCGAGCTCGTCGCGGCCGAATAA
- a CDS encoding hypothetical protein (ID:RHAL1_02719;~conserved protein of unknown function;~source:Prodigal:2.6) — protein sequence MDNDVELMRELLLQLEDYQTSPRSVVVISAELEAESLERDSDEVEACLAVLHDFAYIDGPGPDAPGFFLFRKLTQKGARFVRESRDPRAWEKMKRHYAQLRREAEPD from the coding sequence GTGGACAATGACGTCGAGCTCATGCGCGAGCTCCTGCTCCAGCTCGAGGACTACCAGACCTCGCCACGCTCGGTCGTCGTGATCTCCGCGGAACTCGAGGCGGAGTCGCTCGAGCGCGACAGCGACGAGGTCGAGGCCTGCCTCGCCGTCCTGCACGACTTCGCCTACATCGACGGCCCCGGCCCCGACGCGCCGGGGTTCTTCCTGTTCCGCAAGCTGACCCAGAAGGGGGCGAGGTTCGTGCGGGAGTCCCGCGATCCCCGCGCCTGGGAAAAGATGAAGCGTCACTACGCGCAGCTGCGGCGCGAAGCCGAGCCGGATTAA
- the aapJ gene encoding General L-amino acid-binding periplasmic protein AapJ (ID:RHAL1_02720;~source:Prodigal:2.6), with product MRKFVATALVGLALQLPSSLPAAADRDAAAAQAGGTLEAVKARGKLRCGASAGLQGFGQIDINGRWSGLEVDFCRAVAAAVFGDPDKVDFINVSTRQRFDALESGSIDILQRTTTWTLSREATHHLLFAGIAYYDGQGFMVRRDLRVTAATALASDQICVAQDTTTELNLADYFRQRGLPYAPKVLPPDAAETAYADGKCGAVTTDASALFALRARLPHPDDNVILPEIISKEPLGPAVRQGDDRWFEIVRWTLYAMIEAEEMGVSQSNVDTVIKGDNPRIRRLLGVEGNFAQPLGLTADWAYRIIKFVGNYGDVFERNLGGRSPLKIKRGLNDLWTRGGLLYAPPVL from the coding sequence TTGCGGAAGTTCGTCGCGACCGCCCTGGTCGGCCTCGCTCTTCAGCTCCCGTCGTCCCTGCCCGCTGCCGCCGATCGCGATGCCGCCGCGGCTCAAGCGGGGGGCACCCTGGAAGCGGTGAAGGCGCGGGGCAAGCTGCGCTGCGGCGCCAGCGCCGGCCTGCAGGGTTTCGGCCAGATCGACATCAACGGACGATGGTCGGGGCTCGAGGTCGACTTCTGCCGCGCGGTCGCGGCCGCCGTCTTCGGCGATCCCGACAAGGTCGATTTCATCAACGTGTCGACGCGCCAGCGCTTCGACGCGCTCGAGAGCGGGTCGATCGATATTCTCCAGCGCACCACCACGTGGACGCTGTCGCGCGAGGCGACGCACCACCTGCTCTTTGCCGGCATCGCCTACTACGACGGCCAGGGCTTCATGGTCCGCCGCGACCTGCGGGTCACCGCCGCGACCGCTCTGGCGAGCGACCAGATCTGCGTCGCGCAGGACACGACGACAGAGCTCAACCTCGCGGACTATTTTCGCCAGCGCGGGCTCCCCTACGCGCCGAAGGTGCTGCCGCCGGACGCCGCGGAAACCGCCTACGCCGACGGCAAGTGCGGCGCGGTGACGACGGACGCCTCGGCCCTGTTCGCACTCCGCGCCCGCCTGCCGCACCCCGACGACAACGTCATCCTCCCGGAGATCATCTCCAAGGAGCCGCTCGGCCCCGCGGTGCGCCAGGGCGACGACCGCTGGTTCGAGATCGTGCGCTGGACGCTCTACGCGATGATCGAGGCCGAGGAGATGGGCGTCTCCCAGTCCAATGTCGACACGGTGATCAAGGGCGACAATCCCCGCATTCGCCGCCTGCTCGGGGTCGAGGGCAACTTCGCGCAGCCGCTCGGGCTCACCGCCGACTGGGCGTATCGGATCATCAAGTTCGTCGGCAACTACGGCGACGTCTTCGAGCGCAACCTCGGCGGCCGCTCGCCGCTGAAGATCAAGCGCGGGCTGAACGACCTTTGGACCCGCGGCGGCCTGCTCTACGCGCCGCCGGTGCTCTGA
- a CDS encoding hypothetical protein (ID:RHAL1_02721;~conserved exported protein of unknown function;~source:Prodigal:2.6): MKTVFAGISAAAVAAMVVASPALAMPRLATPAVTQAATPSIEKARVVCNWRRCYHVGYYRYYRRPYYGYYHPYYYAPHIGVGIGPFGVRVL, from the coding sequence ATGAAGACTGTATTTGCAGGGATTTCTGCTGCCGCCGTCGCTGCGATGGTCGTGGCCTCGCCGGCGCTCGCCATGCCGCGGCTGGCGACGCCGGCCGTCACCCAGGCGGCGACGCCGTCCATCGAGAAGGCCCGCGTGGTCTGCAATTGGCGCCGCTGCTACCACGTCGGCTACTATCGCTATTACCGCCGCCCCTACTACGGCTACTACCACCCCTACTACTATGCGCCGCACATCGGCGTCGGCATCGGGCCGTTCGGCGTCCGCGTCCTCTGA